The following are encoded together in the Sandaracinaceae bacterium genome:
- a CDS encoding type IV pilus twitching motility protein PilT has protein sequence MNETILHALLEAGVRHGASDVHFRPGAPPYYRVNTQLVPLKADPLTAAATETLARLIAGPRMKSGEHTQEVDSSYQLPGVARFRVNIYRQRETYGLVLRIIPTEAPTLAKLNLPPVIETIADADRGLVLVTGTTGSGKSTTLAAIVNHINETRMAHVLTIEDPIEFMHSNKRSSISQREIGVDTSSFNVGLRAALRQDPDVILVGEMRDAESIDIALKAAETGHLVFSTVHTTDATKTIGRILGVFPAEEQEQVRQRLAQNLHSTISQRLLPRRDGSGMVVAQEIMLCTGSIREAISKPGSMSIKDLIEKSRIQYKMQSFDQHLVDLMKSGLITKEVALSAATSPSDFERNLSYT, from the coding sequence ATGAACGAGACCATCCTGCACGCCTTGCTCGAGGCGGGAGTTCGTCATGGCGCGAGCGACGTCCACTTCCGGCCCGGCGCGCCACCGTACTACCGCGTCAACACGCAGCTGGTCCCGCTCAAGGCCGACCCGCTGACGGCGGCCGCCACCGAGACCCTGGCGCGCCTCATCGCGGGGCCGCGCATGAAGTCCGGCGAGCACACGCAGGAGGTGGACAGCAGCTACCAGCTGCCCGGCGTGGCGCGCTTCCGCGTGAACATCTACCGCCAGCGCGAGACCTATGGCCTGGTGCTGCGCATCATCCCCACCGAGGCGCCCACGCTCGCCAAGCTGAACCTGCCGCCCGTCATCGAGACCATCGCCGACGCCGACCGCGGGCTGGTGCTGGTCACGGGCACCACCGGCTCGGGCAAGTCCACCACGCTCGCCGCCATCGTGAACCACATCAACGAGACGCGCATGGCGCACGTGCTGACCATCGAAGACCCCATCGAGTTCATGCACAGCAACAAGCGCTCCTCCATCTCGCAGCGCGAGATCGGCGTGGACACCTCCAGCTTCAACGTGGGGCTGCGCGCCGCGCTGCGTCAGGACCCGGACGTCATCCTGGTGGGCGAGATGCGCGACGCCGAGTCCATCGACATCGCGCTCAAGGCCGCCGAGACGGGCCACCTCGTGTTCTCCACGGTGCACACCACCGACGCCACCAAGACCATTGGCCGCATCCTGGGCGTGTTCCCGGCCGAGGAGCAGGAGCAGGTGCGTCAGCGCCTCGCCCAGAACCTGCACTCCACCATCTCGCAGCGCCTGCTCCCGCGCCGCGACGGCAGCGGCATGGTGGTGGCCCAAGAGATCATGCTCTGCACCGGCTCCATCCGGGAGGCCATCTCGAAGCCGGGCAGCATGTCCATCAAGGACCTCATCGAGAAGAGCCGCATCCAGTACAAGATGCAGTCCTTCGACCAGCACCTGGTGGACCTCATGAAGTCCGGGCTCATCACCAAAGAGGTGGCGCTCAGCGCGGCCACCAGCCCCTCGGACTTCGAGCGCAACCTGTCCTACACCTGA